From the Chloroflexota bacterium genome, one window contains:
- a CDS encoding SOS response-associated peptidase: MCGRYTLTSPEDIAARFGLGALSETGIEPHLEARYNVAPSQAVPAIVQHADTRELTTMRWGFQPAWMRSDGQRPPPINARGESLLERPMFRGSVPHSRCLIPADGFYEWLAVPGSKTKQPVYIHLKGGELFAFAGLYVQGTSDVGQTCVIVTTAANDVLRPIHERMPVILDRAAEEGWLDPDLDDPNAALSYLQPVAPDQFEYHPVSSLVSSARNQGPRLIEPLAGAPTGAPRLL, from the coding sequence ATGTGCGGACGGTACACACTGACCAGCCCGGAGGATATCGCGGCTCGGTTCGGGCTGGGGGCGCTCTCGGAGACGGGCATCGAGCCACACCTCGAGGCGCGCTACAACGTCGCGCCGAGCCAGGCCGTGCCGGCGATCGTCCAGCACGCGGACACCCGCGAGCTGACGACGATGCGCTGGGGCTTTCAGCCGGCCTGGATGCGCTCGGATGGGCAGCGCCCGCCGCCGATCAACGCCCGCGGCGAGAGCCTGCTGGAGCGCCCGATGTTCCGCGGCTCGGTGCCGCACAGCCGCTGCCTGATCCCGGCCGACGGCTTCTATGAGTGGCTGGCCGTGCCCGGCAGCAAGACGAAGCAGCCGGTCTACATCCACCTGAAGGGCGGCGAGCTGTTCGCCTTCGCCGGGCTGTACGTGCAGGGCACGAGCGATGTCGGGCAGACCTGCGTCATCGTCACGACAGCCGCCAACGACGTCCTCCGCCCCATCCACGAGCGGATGCCGGTCATCCTCGACCGCGCAGCCGAGGAGGGCTGGCTCGATCCCGACCTGGACGACCCCAACGCGGCGCTCTCCTATCTGCAGCCGGTCGCGCCGGACCAGTTCGAGTACCACCCGGTCTCGTCGCTGGTCTCCTCAGCGCGCAACCAGGGGCCGCGGTTGATCGAGCCGCTGGCCGGCGCACCGACCGGCGCCCCACGCCTGCTGTAA
- a CDS encoding alpha-N-arabinofuranosidase, with the protein MARIKIDRDRRIGTIDRHIYGGFVEHLGRCIYGGIYEEGSPLSDGRGFRTDVLEGARALRMPNLRWPGGNFVSGYHWLDGVGPLDQRPRKVDLAWGAEESNRFGTDEFLAYARELRTEPYICVNAGTGSIDEAQAWVEYCNGATDTHWANLRRKNGHAEPYNVKFWGLGNELWGPWQLGQMTAEDYVKKAREFAKVMRLTDPSIKLVACGKDGLSDWDREVVDGLARYVDYHSIHIYTGSADYYSNVFAPKQAERALTITQGMIDKARYDQKLTHPIHVAYDEWNVWYRARGPVHRKTGIEEQYDLADALAIASYLNVFIRQCKTVKLANFAQLVNAIGAMFTNQQAMFLQTVYHPLRLYGEHMRDLALDPFVDCPQYDLRPEAETSPREHRVADLGPFPLLDVAATLDEDGRTLVVGVVNRDRDHAISASIELQDGGKLAGGVAYEVNGDAPEVLNTFERPDAVTVRERSLDAAACQTYTFPAHSATVLKLTVA; encoded by the coding sequence ATGGCGCGCATCAAGATCGACCGGGACCGCCGCATCGGGACCATCGACCGGCACATCTACGGCGGCTTTGTCGAGCACCTGGGCCGCTGCATCTACGGCGGCATCTACGAGGAAGGCTCGCCGCTGAGCGACGGGCGCGGCTTCCGCACCGACGTGCTGGAGGGCGCGCGAGCACTCCGGATGCCGAACCTGCGCTGGCCGGGCGGCAACTTCGTGAGCGGCTACCACTGGCTCGACGGCGTCGGGCCGCTCGATCAGCGCCCGCGAAAGGTCGACCTGGCCTGGGGCGCTGAGGAGTCCAACCGCTTCGGCACCGACGAGTTCCTGGCCTACGCCCGCGAGCTTAGGACCGAGCCGTACATCTGCGTCAACGCCGGCACCGGCTCCATCGACGAGGCCCAGGCGTGGGTCGAGTACTGCAACGGCGCCACCGATACCCACTGGGCCAACCTCCGGCGCAAGAACGGCCACGCGGAGCCGTACAACGTCAAGTTCTGGGGCCTGGGCAACGAGCTGTGGGGTCCGTGGCAGCTCGGGCAGATGACCGCCGAGGACTACGTCAAGAAGGCCCGCGAGTTCGCCAAGGTCATGCGACTGACCGATCCGTCCATCAAGCTGGTCGCCTGCGGCAAGGACGGCCTGAGCGACTGGGACCGCGAGGTCGTCGATGGGCTGGCCCGGTACGTGGACTACCACAGCATCCACATCTACACCGGCAGCGCCGACTACTACTCCAACGTCTTCGCGCCGAAGCAGGCCGAGCGCGCACTGACCATCACCCAGGGGATGATCGACAAGGCGCGCTACGACCAGAAGCTGACCCACCCGATCCACGTCGCCTACGACGAGTGGAACGTCTGGTACCGCGCACGCGGCCCCGTCCACCGCAAGACCGGCATCGAGGAGCAGTACGACCTCGCGGATGCCCTGGCCATCGCCAGCTACCTGAACGTCTTCATCCGGCAGTGCAAGACCGTCAAGCTCGCCAACTTCGCCCAGCTCGTGAACGCCATCGGCGCGATGTTCACCAACCAGCAGGCGATGTTCCTCCAGACGGTCTACCACCCACTGCGCCTGTACGGCGAGCACATGCGCGATCTGGCGCTCGATCCGTTCGTGGACTGCCCCCAGTACGACCTGCGCCCCGAGGCCGAGACCTCGCCGCGCGAGCACCGCGTGGCCGATCTTGGCCCGTTCCCGCTGCTCGACGTGGCCGCCACGCTGGACGAGGATGGCCGGACGCTGGTCGTCGGCGTCGTCAACCGCGACCGCGACCACGCGATCTCGGCCAGCATCGAGCTGCAAGATGGCGGCAAGCTCGCCGGCGGCGTCGCCTACGAGGTCAACGGCGACGCGCCCGAGGTGCTGAACACCTTCGAGCGGCCGGACGCGGTGACGGTCCGCGAGCGGAGCCTGGACGCTGCCGCCTGCCAGACCTACACGTTCCCGGCCCACTCGGCGACGGTCCTGAAGCTGACGGTGGCGTAG